GAAAAAATTAGAAAAAGTTCTGAAAAATGCTTGACATTTGCTTTTCGGGGTGATAGAATACTAAAATCCATATTATCGCATTCTGGTATAATAGGTGGTTTAGCCGCGCCAAATTGCGTATAATAAGGAATTATTCCGTTGAAATCTGACGTTTCGCAATAGCGATTCGTCGTGCGCGAACCGGCATTCGCCGGATGCCGGCGGGAAGCGGCTCCGCCGCCTTCCGTAAAATACAATAGGAGAGGTAAAAGAAATGGCAAACGTTCAACCGAAAGAGGTAAAATTCGGCAAAAAAACGAGAATGAACTTCGCCAAGATCGACGAAGTGCTCGAGATGCCGAATCTTATCGAGGTGCAGATCGATTCCTACAAGTGGTTCCTCAACGAGGGACTGCGCGAGGTCTTTGACGACGTTCCCTCGGTGAGCAATTTCTCCGGAAACCTGGTGCTCGACTTCGTCGACTATTCCATCGACGACAAGGCGAAGTACACCATCGCGGAGTGCAAGGAGAGAGACGCGACCTACGCGGCTCCGCTTCGCGTTAAGGTCCGTATGCTCAACAAGGAGACCGGAGAGGTCAAGGAATCCGATCTCTTTATGGGCGATATCCCCAAGATGACTCCCAGCGGAACATTTATTATCAACGGAGCCGAGCGTGTCGTGGTATCGCAGCTCGTCCGTTCTCCGGGTATGTACTACGACTTCACCCACGACAAGACCGGCAAGAAGCTCTTCACTTCGCAGGTCATCCCGAACAGGGGAGCGTGGCTGGAGTACGAGGTCGATCCGTCCGACGTTTTCTGGGTGAGAATAGACAAGAACAGAAAGCTTCCCGTAACGAAGCTTATCCGCGTTCTGAAATGGCTGACCGGCGAAGACCTGTCCGTCGAGACCGACGAGGAGATCATGGAGCTGTTCGGCAACGACGAGCGCATCCGCCTCACTCTCGACAAGGACACCTCCAAGACGGTCGAGGACGCGATCATCGAGATCTACAAGAAGCTCCGCCCGGGCGAACTCCCGACGACCGACGCTGCTACTTCTCATATCTTCAACCTCTTCTTCGATCCCAAGAGATACGATCTCTGCCGTTTCGGCAGATTCAAGTACAACAAAAAGATGGCGCTGGCCGCGCGTATCCGCGACCAGATACTCGCCCGTCCCGTCGCCGATCCTTTCACCGGCGAAGTGCTCGACGTTCCCGTCGGCGAAGCGATTACCCGCGAGAACGCCCGCCTCATCGAGAGCAGGGGAGTCAACGAAGTCTGGCTCAAGGTCACTCACAGAGACATCGAGACCGGTGAAGAAAGCGAGCTTGAAATCAAGGCGTTCGCCAACAATATGGTCGACGCGTCGCTCCTGCTGAGCTTCGATCCCGCGGAAGTCGGCGTCAACGAAAAGGTCCATCTTCCCACCCTCAGGCGCCTTGTTGAGGCCGCTGAGAACGAAGATGATCTGAAGGCTTCCGTCGCGGCGCACATCGCCGAGCTGATCCCTAAGAACATCATCGCCGACGATATCCTCGCTTCCATCAACTACCTCAACTGCCTGGAGTACGGCGTCGGAACGACCGACGACATCGACCACCTCGGCAACCGCCGCATCCGTTCCGTCGGCGAGCTTCTGCAGAATCAGTTCCGCATTGGCTTTTCCCGCATGGAGCGCGTCATCCGCGAGAGAATGACGCTTCAGCGCCAGGATACCGAGGGCATCGACCCGCATTCTCTCATTAATATAAGGCCGGTAGTCGCGGTCATGAAGGAGTTCTTCGGCTCCTCGCCGCTGTCTCAGTTCATGGACCAGACGAACCCCCTCGCCGAGCTGACTCACAAGAGAAGGCTTTCCGCGCTGGGCCCCGGCGGTCTTTCGAGAGACCGCGCCGGATTCGAGGTCAGAGACGTACACCACTCCCACTACGGCAGAATGTGCCCGATCGAGACCCCCGAAGGTCCTAACATCGGACTTATTTCCTACCTTTCCACCTACGCCCGCATCGACGAGTACGGCTTCCTTGAAGCGCCTTACCGCAAGGTCGACAAGGAGACCGGCGCCGTCACCGACGTCGTCGAGTATATGACCGCCGACGTCGAGGACGAATACATCGTCGCGCAGGCCAACGAAGAGCTTGACGAGAAGGGAAGATTCGTCCGTCCGCGTGTTACCGCGCGTTACCGCGACGAGATCCTCGAAGTCGACCGCGAGCGCGTCGATTACGTCGACGTCAGCCCGAGAATGATGGTTTCCGTCGCGACCGCGATGATCCCGTTCCTCGAGAACGACGACGCGAACCGTGCGCTGATGGGCTCAAACATGCAGAGACAGGCGGTTCCGCTGCTCACTACCGAGGCGCCCATCGTCGGCACCGGTATGGAATACAAGACCGCCGTCGACTCCGGCACCGTGGTGCTCGCGGAGAACGCCGGCACGGTCGTCCGCGTTTCCGCCGACGAGATCATCATCCAGCGTGATGACGACGGCGAGCTTGACACCTATCCGCTCATCAAGTTCCTGCGTTCCAACCAGGGCACCTGCATCAACCAGAAGCCCATCGTCGACAAGAACGAGAAGGTCGAGAAGGGGCAGGTCATCGCCGACGGCGCCTCCACCTCCGGCGGCGAGATCGCGCTCGGCAAGAACGTGCTCATCGGCTTCATGACCTGGGAAGGTTACAACTACGAAGACGCCGTTCTCATCAACGAGAATCTCGTCAAGGACGACGTTTACACTTCCATCCATATAGAAGAATACGAACTCGAGTCCCGCGACACCAAGCTCGGACCGGAAGAGATCACCCGCGACATCCCGAACGTCGGCGAAGACGCGCTGAAGGATCTCGACAAGGACGGCATCATCCGTATCGGCGCCGAGGTGCACGCTCAGGATATCCTCGTCGGCAAGGTAACGCCCAAGGGCGAGACCGAGCTGACCGCCGAGGAAAGACTGCTCCGCGCGATTTTCGGCGAGAAGGCGAGAGAGGTCAGAGACACCTCCCTGAAACTTCCGCACGGTGAATCCGGCATAGTCGTTGACGTCAAGGTCTTCACCAGAGAGAACTCCGACGAGCTTTCTCCCGGCGTCAACAAGGTCGTCAGAGTCTACGTCGCGCAGAAGCGCAAAATCTCCGTCGGCGACAAGATGGCCGGCCGCCACGGTAACAAGGGCGTTATTTCCCGCATACTCCCGCAGGAGGATATGCCCTTCCTGCCGGACGGCACTCCGCTCGACATAGTCCTCAATCCTCTGGGCGTTCCGTCCCGAATGAATATCGGACAGGTGCTTGAGGTCCACCTCGGCTACGCCGCCAAGGCGCTGGGCTGGAACATCATGACCCCGGTCTTCGACGGCGCGAAGGAAGAGGACATCCGCGAGCTGCTCAAGCGCAGCGGACTTTCCGAGGACGGCAAGAGCGTGCTTTACGACGGCCGTACCGGCGAGCCCTTTGATAACAGGATTACCGTCGGATACATGTACTTCCTGAAACTGGCGCACCTTGTCGACGACAAGATCCACGCCCGTTCCA
This is a stretch of genomic DNA from Clostridia bacterium. It encodes these proteins:
- the rpoB gene encoding DNA-directed RNA polymerase subunit beta; amino-acid sequence: MANVQPKEVKFGKKTRMNFAKIDEVLEMPNLIEVQIDSYKWFLNEGLREVFDDVPSVSNFSGNLVLDFVDYSIDDKAKYTIAECKERDATYAAPLRVKVRMLNKETGEVKESDLFMGDIPKMTPSGTFIINGAERVVVSQLVRSPGMYYDFTHDKTGKKLFTSQVIPNRGAWLEYEVDPSDVFWVRIDKNRKLPVTKLIRVLKWLTGEDLSVETDEEIMELFGNDERIRLTLDKDTSKTVEDAIIEIYKKLRPGELPTTDAATSHIFNLFFDPKRYDLCRFGRFKYNKKMALAARIRDQILARPVADPFTGEVLDVPVGEAITRENARLIESRGVNEVWLKVTHRDIETGEESELEIKAFANNMVDASLLLSFDPAEVGVNEKVHLPTLRRLVEAAENEDDLKASVAAHIAELIPKNIIADDILASINYLNCLEYGVGTTDDIDHLGNRRIRSVGELLQNQFRIGFSRMERVIRERMTLQRQDTEGIDPHSLINIRPVVAVMKEFFGSSPLSQFMDQTNPLAELTHKRRLSALGPGGLSRDRAGFEVRDVHHSHYGRMCPIETPEGPNIGLISYLSTYARIDEYGFLEAPYRKVDKETGAVTDVVEYMTADVEDEYIVAQANEELDEKGRFVRPRVTARYRDEILEVDRERVDYVDVSPRMMVSVATAMIPFLENDDANRALMGSNMQRQAVPLLTTEAPIVGTGMEYKTAVDSGTVVLAENAGTVVRVSADEIIIQRDDDGELDTYPLIKFLRSNQGTCINQKPIVDKNEKVEKGQVIADGASTSGGEIALGKNVLIGFMTWEGYNYEDAVLINENLVKDDVYTSIHIEEYELESRDTKLGPEEITRDIPNVGEDALKDLDKDGIIRIGAEVHAQDILVGKVTPKGETELTAEERLLRAIFGEKAREVRDTSLKLPHGESGIVVDVKVFTRENSDELSPGVNKVVRVYVAQKRKISVGDKMAGRHGNKGVISRILPQEDMPFLPDGTPLDIVLNPLGVPSRMNIGQVLEVHLGYAAKALGWNIMTPVFDGAKEEDIRELLKRSGLSEDGKSVLYDGRTGEPFDNRITVGYMYFLKLAHLVDDKIHARSTGPYSLVTQQPLGGKAQFGGQRFGEMEVWALEAYGAAHTLQEILTIKSDDTDGRVKTYESIVKGQNVPTPGVPESFKVLIKELQSLVLDVKVLDKDMNEIDLKEVSDDDAVAYVDAPPEYAANDEDFEDSGFSITDADDYDGYGSSEDEFGSDEDFEDFPG